In the genome of Ananas comosus cultivar F153 unplaced genomic scaffold, ASM154086v1, whole genome shotgun sequence, the window GGAGAATATCTCTGATGATAATGTTGCGTTGTAGAAATATACAAATTTGGAAGGAAGCCCATCTGTGAAAGTCAAATCCTTTTAGAATCTCAAATCTTGTTCTGTTTATGTCCTTCTAAATTTGTTGGTTGAAAAACCACTCCAGTGGTCCATCATACAGCTGTGCGAGTAGTAATTTACCTAGGATTTCAACTTCTCTGTCATTTCAGGAATAATTTAGAATTACAAAAATGAAGATCATTCATTTCTCTTCTTGGTTAGGAAGGTTTAAACTGCATGCATCAAAACTTAGAATCAGCTCATGGTGATTTTAACACCGACTGCGGTTAAATGCCCTGCCATCTGTAATGATGCGATCCTGGCATTATCTTGTTTGAagttctttaaattaataaatcaagTGGTTTTGCTGAAGGAGACAGATGAATTAACTTGTTGATTAAGCACTAGGAATGCTGTCTTCCGAGTAGGATATACTTAATAGGTAAGGTATTCGATAACACAAGTATAAATTTGAACCCGTTGTCCAATACTATCTTTGCTGGTAGGATTAGCTCCCTTTATCGTTACTGTGTAGACTGATAAGGTTAAAGTTTGGATATATGGAAAGTATGGAAGAACACTGAGCAGTGGGAGATCGGAAAGGAACTAGGAGTACAAAAAGGGTGCAAAGCAGTAATTGCATTCCTTAAGAGTGATATCCGATATATGCCTTAGAACAGTTATTCAACGTTTAGTATAACTGCTTTGTTGGATTGTGATAAAAATCAGGTGCCATGACGTGCATAGGTAAAGCTGATATATCGCAGAAGTTTGACAGTTAACTAGGTATTACTGCAGATTAATTGTGGACAACATTGATATGAGACTTCCTCTTTCTATGCatgtgaatcaattatgatttcCATCCATCAGATGTTTCCATGCTGCATGGATGGATGCATGGATGGAGACAGACACAGCATGGTAACCTTTTACCATGTggcatatttttcaaaaattaggaTATAATAAAAGGAGTATAAGAAAATGGATTTACATATATACCTGcaaatatgcatgcatatagaaataatatagatagatatattagTTGAAATTTAACGAAAACGACATGTATATAGGCATGTATACATGGAAAAAGCTTTTTCTTGTGTTTTATCAAGCGACATATTACTGTATCCGTTATAGTTACCTAACCAAGTTTCTTTAATTTCTTCATCAGCATAAAATGGACGTTTTTTATGCATTCTCTAATTTTCAGTGGTCTTCTGTGGGACTGCAGTCTCTTAATATCTCGATTCACTTAATCGAAATTACTCATTAATGTCCTAGAAGTATCCAAACGTAAatgtatttttagttttattttgtaaaattaagtGCGTAGGGTAAATATCTGATTTGTATATTCGTTAGCATCTAAGATATCTGGCAGTAGACATACTTAGAGTGTTGAGGTCCCTGTGCATCATAGATATCTTTATTTCAGCAAGAAGGTTAGATGATGAGACTATCGTGGTGCGTTTACGCAAAGCTTGAGTGCTTTTTCTAGTTGATCTGAAAGGCAGTAGGCAGGACAAGGTCTTGGAGTATATAGATATCGGGAAGGCATTTTAAATAGCTCGAGGCGGATGGATGCTCGTAAGGTGTCATAGTGCAGATTTGCTATATATTAATACATCGCTTATTTGGTTATAGGCTTTCAGTAGAAGGTTAAGATTTGTGTATCACTGGTTGGCAGTATTTTTGAACGTGATAAATCCAACCATAGGAATTTCCCGAGTTATGTTGTACTATCTCTTTCTTCgaactttcttttgttgaacCATTCAAGTCTAACATCACCAGGTCTTATTGGCTTTTTCTGTTTCCTatatgttttgaatttttgatacaaTGCCAGATGCATGAATGTGTTGTTGCATTATGCTTCAGAACAACTTGTTACATCATAACTTCTGTGAAAAGAAACAGTTATAACATAATTGTTTCACAGGGCAATAATACCTGTTTTTGTTTCCGATAATTTTCCTATGATCTGTTCTTCTACATATCTGAGTCTCTGCTCAGTAGTTCTGATAGATTTTCACCCCATACCTTGTTCTATTTTTGAATAACCATTCTATCTAAAGTGAAGTTGTCTGCTGAGTCATTAGATATGTTCTAGTTATATTTCGTTTCTTTTCTTAATTGTGTGCTCAGCTGTTGTTTTGTTCTATACACACTTAGCATTCTTTAATGATGTGCTTAATTTTCGAACTATAACTTTTTTATCAACTTAGATGCCTACAGCATTTGCTGTCTTGGTGATTCAAACTATTCTCTAACTTTAGCCGACATGATTCTTTACATAAATGCAGAGAATTAAAGTCCTATCTGAGCTGCTGATAGCTGTATCAAAAGCAGAGAGGCAAGAAGCAAGAATGAGGGTCAGACAAGAATCTTTTCGGCTAGGCAATGTTGGTGTTATGAGGTGCATTTCTTATCCTTAGTTTATCCTGTTATCTTGGGAGGTAATTTTTATTGTCAGAGAGAAAACTAGAATGCAAAATAATTGATCTGCTTCAAAGCTTCAAATTTATGGAATGCAGTTACCGCATAATGCTTTCTGGATTTTATGCTTTTGTACAATTCTCACGAAATTCTCATTGAGTCGCACACTATTGGAGATAAGCTTGGTTGATAGAGCATCTAGGGCTGACAACATTGAGGATTTTGGAAAATTCCAGATTTGGCTATACATGagggtttttttgttttgttttgtttctaaGAGATATATGAGGTAATTTGCCAGAGTTTCTTTGCTTATCTCTGAGAGATGTGCAAGGCAAAGAGTCAAAATGGCATGCTGTTGTATTGCGACAGTCTTTTTCATCTCTTCTGTCAGAATTATGATATCCAATATCGTGTTAACTTGCTTCAAATGGGTTTATATGTTTATTCTAACCCTGTTTTTACCGGCTTTTGTTCTCTGGTCAATGCCCTTTCAAAAAAGTTGTAGCAAAATTGTACAATCCTTTAAAATTTAGCTATCATTTAGCTATCCTCTGTTTTTACCTCTAATGCTGTTTTAACTGACTTTTGTTTTAGATAACAACTCAAATTAGGCCATCTAATTTACTAAGTGATAGCTAAATTATCCAATCCTCTGTTCTTATGTATGCTTATTTATACAATCCTCTATAATGATGGTTATAGAGGTTATACTTTGAtacattttttacatttattcTCTTAATTTTCCTTCTACAATGATTGACCTTTTCATCTATTTTAAAACCTGTCGGACGCATACAACTGCTCTTGCTATTTGATTCCAATACTTCACACTTTCACAGACATAATGGAACCTGTTGCTATTCTGTCAATAAAATACTTCATATTGTCTATGATAATTCTACTTTTATGTGCTTTCCTTGATAAAATGCAGAGCTGGAACTGTTATATCTGAGACATGGGAGGATGGGCAAGCAATAAAGGATCTTAATACTCATCTTGTAAGCTTTTCTTGCGCTTATCTACATTTTCCATCAAGGACATCAGCACACGAACATACTAATGCTGTGTGATGTGAGTTAACATGATTGTCCCACATTTAATGCTTTTTGCTTTGAAAGTAGCTCATGATGCATATGATTTCTCCTGTGAGATCTTCCAATGATGTTACTGtgtattcattattttttcccACCTTCAATTAGGCTGCAAGACTCAGATTCAATCCTAGGTCTAAACCTCAGGTCTGAGCCTGGCCCAGATCACAAGTCTGGCTAGGCTCTCCAACCTACACTAAACTTCAGGGCCAGGCTGGGCTGCATCATGCTCAGGTCGCAATCATTTTTCTTCCATGAAGTTGTAGCCTGGACTGGCCTGAAACACAATCAAACTTATCCGTTCAGGCTAGTTCAGTCTGAGATCCATGTCATTTTTCCAGCCCAATATTTCAGGGCAGCGTATTTGTGCCGCTCAGGTGGGCCTAGCCCTTTGGAACTCCTAATTATAACTTGGCAACTGTAGTGATACACTCAGGCATTTTATTTCACAGTTTATTAGCATTCCTCACTGTAAGTGAAGATGCAAGCAATATGCAATGTTAATTACCTGTAGAGCATCATTTGTACGAAATATCTGTCTTCCTGCAATGGCAAAATGTAGTAAATATCTTGCACTCCAGTAAGTCCATTTTTTTGTGTTCCACAAAGCTACTGAAACTAAGTTCCTTGCATCATATTGAATTTTTGTATGTCAAATGACTTACATGTGACCCTATCTTGGTCTCTCAGCTGAACTTATTTCATATATGACATTATTTGACTGTAGAAATCTTTGTTGGAGACGAAAGAGGCTATTGAAAGGCATCGGAAATCACTTAAAAAACGACAACCAGGTAAATCCCTTTTTCTGTGTTCAGTGCTTATTATATTCTTTTTGGTTCACAGAATTCATAAGCGTCCATGCATGAAAAGGTATTCCATAGATAATTTGCAGCTGCAAATATTAGTTTGATCTTTTCACCAAATTAAATGATTTGGACTACTTGCTTTTTAATATGTTGTCTGAGTTTGCTGAGCATGGTCAAAACTAATATTGTCAAGGTTATAATGACGCATGGCTTGGCCGCATAATGCTGTAAAAATTGTGGTGATTTGTTTTTACTTATTTAAGGCACGTTTGTGTcatcatcctttttttttttttctttccgcaCGAAAATTGTGTCTGCACAATATCATTTGTTCATGTCAGTTAATTTACCATCAGCTATAACTGTTACTTGGATTGATTTTACAGTTCTTTTCTCTTGTAGATAAGGGCGAAAGCAGCGATGTTGAAACTGGCATGTCTGAAGAAGATTTCCTTATACAGGATGAAATTTGTAAATCACGCCTAGCAAGCATCAAACGTGTAAATTACATTTGTCTTTATATATTTGTCTAACTGTGATAGGTCGACGCTTTCTATCTCACTCAGATTTTCCACAAGATATTCAACAGTTAAAGGTTCTGATTCTATCTCTGTTAGTAAACCACTTCTGTACATCTCATTCTTTCTCTCTACATTCTTTTAGGAGGAGGAAAGTTATTTCAGGGAAAGGGAACGTTATGAATTGGAAAAGGGAAGGCTTATACGTGAAATGAAGCGCTTAAGAGATGAGGATGGATCACGCTTTAACAATTTCCAAATTCTTAACCATCGATATGCTCTTTTAAATCTTCTTGGGAAGGGAGGGTTTAGTGAGGTTTACAAGGTAAAAACTTGTTACGACTTGAAGTATATTCATATTATGAGCTTGTTTTAGCAATTAGGCAAGTTGTTTTGTTTAAATGTGGTTAATTTTAAGAAGGTGAGATCAGAATGCAGTAACTTGGTTTTTTATCTTACCATTATTGCCATTGCTAAAAATAGTACATTTTCATAATGATTTAAAAGGGGTAATTTTCAAGCAGGCATTTGATTTGGTGGAGTATAGATACGTAGCTTGTAAGCTTCATGGTTTGAATGCTCAATGGAGTGAACAGAAGAAGCAAAGTTATATACGCCATGCTATTCGAGAATACAACATTCATAAGACCTTGGTGCATCCTAATATCGTTCGGCTATGGGATATCTTTGAGATTGACCAAAACACCTTTTGTACCATTTTAGAGTACTGCGGCGGTATAATTCATTCCCTTAATTATGCCATTTTGTTGTATTTTGAGTTGATCGTTTTCTTATATGATATTTTCATGGCCTAGTTGTTTCTGAGCAAATGTGCTGGCATGTTTTCTTATTCTGATATTTTCTTGACTTGTTTCTATGCATATGTGCTGACAccaatgtttctttttttcattagaAAAATGCTACTGCCAACTTTAAccattttagttttttctttctttctttctattcAGGGAAAGACCTTGATGCAGTCCTTAAATCAACACCTATTCTTCCTGAAAAGGAAGCTAGAATTATAATCTTTCAGATATTTCAAGGCCTTGTCTATCTCAATAAGAGACCTCAAAAGATCATTCATTATGATCTGAAGCCTGGGAATGTTCTCTTTGATGAGGTTGGTGTGTCAAAAGTGACAGATTTTGGACTAAGCAAGATAGTGGAAGATGATGTTGGATCTCAGGGTATGGAACTAACTTCTCAGGGGGCTGGAACATACTGGTGTGTACACTGGCAATTCCTTCAACTTATTTTTCTTGACTTTTATTTTGTCTCAGCTTAAATTACACTATTGTTTTCTGCCAAGTAGGGGGAATATTACTTGGTGCTAAATATGTCCATGATATTTTTCTTCGTGGCTATTTTCAGGTATTTGCCCCCAGAATGCTTTGATCTTAGCAAGACACCGCTAATTTCATCAAAGGTTTGTGAACTATTCTTTCGCACTCAAGTCTTCTGTATTTAAGAAGTGTGATATCTCTCCGTACTCTTGTAACCCTTTGATATCTGAGTTAGAATAGGCCTTCTTATCATAATCAATTCCTCGTTACCATAATCTTGTAACCGTTTAAGAAGTCTGAGGACATGATTCAGTTATCTTTCCGTCTTACAACTTTTAGATAACACAACCTATCTCTGTTTTGTCTATTGTTTTCGGAGTCAATTGCTTAGTATGATTATCACACTTATGCTTCTGTTTAAAGATGCTTTAagtgcatatattatatatagtatgttcATGTACTGAACAAGATAAAAGGAGGTGAAAAATAATTCTGTGCTACTTGGTTCTGTATACTATTTGTAGCCGATCTGCTGAACATCTGCTGGAGGAACATTGCAAATGTTACTGTGACTTAATACATTTCAAAGGTTGGTGTATAAATTGCTCTCTTTGCCTGCAACAGGTGGATGTTTGGTCAGCTGGTGTAATATTGTATCAGATGCTCTTTGGTAAGCGCCCGTTTGGTCATGACCAGACGCAAGAAAGAATACTTCGTGAAGACACAATTATTAATGCACGCAAAGTGGATTTTCCACCAAAGCCTGCAGTGTCAAGTGAGGCAAAGGTTAGCCTTTCTTCCTCGGCCTATTTCTCCTGTTTTGCTACTCGACTTAGTGCATTTTTACTTGCACTTGAATTGCTGGGGAAAATCACACCCTATCCTGCAAAGATGCACTCAGCACGTTAAAAAAGAATTACCATGAGGCCTTGCGCGGAATCCTTCACTCAAGCATTTTTAATAGAAACTCCATGTTCTTATGATTATTTCTGTCAACAAACTGCCATGGCAACGAGCGCATCTGAGTAGTTACTAGACTCTAACAATTTTCTTTGATGTTGTCAGGAGCTGATTCGTCGCTGTTTGACATATAATCAAGCGGAAAGGCCCGATGTACTAACCATTGCTCAAGATCCTTATCTCTCATATTCAAAGAGGTAGGGAAATGCTGATCCCTTCggcatatatataatagtatatatattgagaaagagagaataggCAAAAGCCATTTTCTGTAGATGTTGTAAATTGTGTTCTTCATAATTAGAAAATATTCTGATCAACAATTTATTTCGTCTCTTTTGTTAGTAATATAAATGAGACAATGTTTCAAGAGGGAAACAATTTGTGTAAAGATGCTGCCGAAAGGAGGCTAAAGCAGTATGGTTGGTTTTAAGCTAGACTGCTgtgttttttcaaaaaaaaaaaaaaagaaagaaaaggttTTGGAGGTACATCTGCGTTTTGTCTAACATGACAGGTGCATATGGTTGCTCTAATGCCCAATTCGGAGCTACCTGAATCCTGTGCTCGATAGATTTCCGAAGCTTGTTGCCTGCTCGTACAGGTTTATATGTCGTTGTTTTgtggaatatatatttttatccttcGCTTTTCATTAGCCAAAATTTCAGTGTTTCGCTGCTTGTGCGCAGTTGAATTTGATTGAGGCTGAACAGAATGAAATACAGAGTTTGCCCTCGTCAGAATTATTATGCTCTAAATAAAGATTGCGTCACCTACTCCGTGCTAAAATTTTCAAGCTTAAATTGACTGTTGTCGTGCTGATTAGGACGGGTGATTATAGCgtatgttatatgttattgtaAGTGGAATAAGCAGAAACTCAAATCGCTTAGTGAGACAAACTTTGTGACAAACTTTCTGCTCATCTATTCATCATGTAGAAAAAAGACTATATGTGGGAGGGAAGAACAAATTTCTAACATGGATCCTGGAACAACCCGCCCCCCCGCACCCACCCCCCCCAACAATCTCTTTGTTAATTAATTGCTATCTCTACCGTCCCCCCCCCCCACATCCTCCCCccattttttgtaattaattggCTAATATCTATCAATCGTTCCCTATCTAACCTTCGCCGTTTCTGGGCTTTTGTGGCAATCCAAATCAAGAGAAACAAGGGTATAGTTCTGAGGCACCCACATCATGGAGAGTTGGTCGACGGACTTGAACCAGTGGCGGGCGGGGAGCCCCGGTGAAGCGTAATCTCCGAAGAGGACATCTTCACGCCTGCCCTTCGAATGTCAGCCAACAAGCTACAAGAGGGCATCATAACAGAGACATAAGCTCGATCACCAACCGCCGACGCGGAGATGCACGACCGAACAATTGACACACTACACACTGCCTGATCGTGCTCGGCCTGGAATCCGGAATGGTCAGGTTGAGGCTGTCCCCAGCAGTCTCCGTGTAGGGGTGCTCTCCCACGACGACGATGGCATAGGAGAAGTTATTGTTCCTTACAAAGTCGTTGTCGGGGTTCTCCGCAAACAGCACGTTGGTTGCTGGGTCGACGGTGGCTTTCACAGCATCCAGGATTGTCGTCCCTGCAACCGTCGTAAAGAATTAGTTTATGCACCCATTACCattactagctagctaggtggTTTACCAACCCTACAGAACAGGATTAAGATGAGTCTACATCAAGGATGAAATGTGAGCTTAATTTAATTGATCACCTAAAGTGATCCTTCCACTAGCCCCCTGCCACTCTATCGTCCACCCACCGCATTGGTAGCCTAAATTGTCCGCATGGCTTCCGGCAACGAGTATCTTAGGAGCCTTCTTAGGAAGAGGCAGCAGAGGCTCATAAGTTGATTTCCCATTTTTCAGAAGCACGAGCGACTTCCTCACAGCCTCCCTCGCTAATTCCCTGTGTTCCTGCAGAAATGCCATCACGTCAGTTTTCGTTCGGTAATATGTTTACACCAGGCCAAAGGCATACATGTATAAAGAGCACACGGAGCAGCAGCAGGAGTGAGGGAGAGAGCTCTACTAGTAAGTACCTTCTTTCCAAGCTGATCTGCTAAGCTGAGATCAGCTAAAGGGTTTTCGAACAAACCCATGACGAACTTTACGCGAAGAATCCTTCTCACTGCATCATCGATTCTGCTCATTGGGATCACATTCATGTTGACCAGGTTAGTCAGGCTGTTGATAAAATCCGCGTAGTTATTAGGAACCATCACCTGTCATGCAACACCGCATACAGATGTTAGGACAACAGCGATCAAAATAGAATTGATAGGATTTTAACACCTTTTAGAACAGTGATATTTGATAACATGTCAAGAAGAATTACTAACAACGACAGCGAATTTCCTTTGCACATTTATGAACCTTCCTAGCTATGTAAGTCAGCAGCTAATAATATATCTCATTAAAGTCACTGGCGAGTTACAGTAAAATAACTCTGACCGAGTACCTCAGCAACTTATGGCAGTAACTTTTTATCTCACTAAACACCATAGAGAGAGATTCAAAAGAAGCTCCCTCCAAAGATCAAGAGACACTGACCATATCAATACCGGCAGTTATGGAAGCTTGGACAGAGTACGTGTAATTTGCATGAGGAGGACTTGTTATTCTATCAATGCCCTCCCAATCTGAGATCACAAAGCCCTGAAAAATTATTAGCATGCATATCGTAAGTTCAAACTACAAGGAGAGAGGAGTAAATAAGCAGAAACCTAATATGTGTTTTTGCTGGTATCATGAGCATTTAGGAAAGCACAGGAAAAATCTGAGAACCTCGATTGATCTCATACCCTGAATTTAAGCTGGTTCTTGAGGAAACTAGTGATGAGATCACGATTGGCATGCATTTTGACCCCGTTCCAGCTGGAGTAGGAGATCATGACAGTGGAGACACTCTTTGCAATGGCGTCATAGTAAGCAGGCACATGGATGCTGAAAAGTCCTTGGCGGTCAATAATAGTGTTATTCTCGTTGATGCCCTTCTGGGTCCCGCCATCACCAACAAAGTGCTTGGCACAGGCCACAACATTGTTCCTGTTGAACGGCGCATATCATATTGATTCACTCAATTAGATCAAAGGATAATTCAGAGGCGTTCAGGTACATATATGAACATCTCTTTATAACATCCTTAATATAAGCAGTATTTCTGATAACCTCGTTTACTAAATAATATACGAAACTCATATCTAGAAAAGGAGTATGTAAATCTGGATCGTCAAGTGGACATTGTGATCTTACTTTCCAGCAACATAAGGAAATCCCCTGGTATAGTTAGCCGGAACATCACCCTGCAAACCAGGGATTATTTCAGTC includes:
- the LOC109705717 gene encoding serine/threonine-protein kinase TOUSLED-like — encoded protein: MSDDIVMHLSSNSNPSNPSLPSKLAKLEARMAGKSSSLPSIQSGWQQQQQQQQQPLAPPSLPPPPPPPPPPPLRFLEKEELPESSSSDDDNCNEYLIQHNSQKRLRVQEEDHTTALQHSEEAGGRMKVAEVTDTRPSLGNTNKKKQGRGRGRPATGRGRASKITDQTLSSPASTTITSNGHLDKPTNKEFRSSVQLGNDERAALQEEISLLRRRIGLLEEELKKSRQEAANHHRLCSQLEKELKDLKEHDQQVKTKRIKVLSELLIAVSKAERQEARMRVRQESFRLGNVGVMRAGTVISETWEDGQAIKDLNTHLKSLLETKEAIERHRKSLKKRQPDKGESSDVETGMSEEDFLIQDEICKSRLASIKREEESYFRERERYELEKGRLIREMKRLRDEDGSRFNNFQILNHRYALLNLLGKGGFSEVYKAFDLVEYRYVACKLHGLNAQWSEQKKQSYIRHAIREYNIHKTLVHPNIVRLWDIFEIDQNTFCTILEYCGGKDLDAVLKSTPILPEKEARIIIFQIFQGLVYLNKRPQKIIHYDLKPGNVLFDEVGVSKVTDFGLSKIVEDDVGSQGMELTSQGAGTYWYLPPECFDLSKTPLISSKVDVWSAGVILYQMLFGKRPFGHDQTQERILREDTIINARKVDFPPKPAVSSEAKELIRRCLTYNQAERPDVLTIAQDPYLSYSKR